Proteins from a single region of Streptomyces sp. TN58:
- a CDS encoding oxygenase MpaB family protein, with product MQGDPLADETVAEMFRREEVGDLNTLMRFFTTTGDKLPEQLPQSARSYFEATAMPPSWVDWDVMEQARLFFMDNAAHINTGLSFAAMPATYAIPRLSRLLASTHSLAYPSRRMANTGQFVTYLMQTNSFAEGSKFIPAAQKVRLLHAAVRHHLRHGGHWDVEQDGLPICQEDMIGGQICFSLLVLDAMHRLGIHMSEDGAEAYFYAWRVVGAMLGCDMSAVPHTLAEARDYCDLYLLRNLGPSPEGVRLNAQLMRMYEDVVPGTLFDPMVPATVRFLVGDTIGDWLEIPRTAWDTAAKAVPVFLGLLETIEDSSPYAEWALDKAGSLLSGFELASLTRGRVMHHAIPAELKDEFGVKAPRTGRWVPPAPVH from the coding sequence ATGCAGGGCGATCCGCTCGCCGACGAGACCGTCGCCGAGATGTTCCGCCGTGAGGAGGTCGGCGACCTCAACACCCTCATGCGGTTCTTCACCACCACCGGCGACAAGCTCCCCGAGCAGCTGCCGCAGTCCGCCCGTTCCTACTTCGAGGCGACCGCCATGCCGCCCAGCTGGGTGGACTGGGACGTGATGGAGCAGGCCCGGCTGTTCTTCATGGACAACGCGGCCCACATCAACACCGGCCTGTCCTTCGCGGCCATGCCCGCGACGTACGCCATCCCCCGGCTGTCCCGGCTGCTCGCCTCGACGCACTCCCTGGCCTACCCCTCGCGGCGGATGGCCAACACCGGGCAGTTCGTCACCTACCTCATGCAGACGAACTCCTTCGCGGAGGGCAGCAAGTTCATTCCCGCCGCGCAGAAGGTGCGGCTGCTGCACGCGGCGGTCCGCCACCACCTGCGCCACGGCGGCCACTGGGACGTCGAGCAGGACGGGCTGCCCATCTGCCAGGAGGACATGATCGGGGGGCAGATCTGCTTCTCCCTCCTCGTCCTCGACGCGATGCACCGGCTCGGCATCCACATGAGCGAGGACGGCGCCGAGGCCTACTTCTACGCCTGGCGGGTCGTGGGCGCCATGCTCGGCTGCGACATGTCGGCGGTACCGCACACCCTCGCCGAGGCCCGCGACTACTGCGACCTCTACCTCCTGCGCAACCTGGGCCCCTCGCCCGAGGGGGTCCGCCTCAACGCCCAGTTGATGCGCATGTACGAGGACGTGGTGCCGGGCACCCTCTTCGACCCGATGGTCCCCGCCACCGTCCGGTTCCTCGTCGGCGACACCATCGGCGACTGGCTGGAGATCCCCCGCACCGCCTGGGACACGGCGGCCAAGGCGGTTCCGGTGTTCCTCGGGCTGCTGGAGACCATCGAGGACAGCAGCCCGTACGCGGAGTGGGCGCTCGACAAGGCGGGCTCGCTGCTCTCGGGCTTCGAGCTGGCCTCGCTGACCCGTGGCCGGGTGATGCACCACGCCATCCCGGCGGAGCTGAAGGACGAGTTCGGGGTGAAGGCGCCGCGCACCGGGCGCTGGGTACCGCCGGCGCCCGTGCACTGA
- a CDS encoding molybdopterin-dependent oxidoreductase, whose amino-acid sequence MRADPSRSGGPRRVVGAACGLVAAFAGLAVAELVTAAVRPEASPVAAVGAAAVDLTPQAVREWAIGLFGTADKAVLAVGIVVVLAAVAAGAGLLAVRRPPAGVAVAGGFGLLGAAAALSRPAGSWQDALPSLAGGLTAAGVLALLATAAARPRPAGAPPGGAWTMDRRGFGRLVVGVLAVSSAAGLAGRRLGAHGSAGATASRAGLVLPPPAVPAPPVPAGADLRVPGLSPFLTPARDFYRVDTALVVPRVDADSWRLRIHGEGVSRPLTLGLRELLARPLVEHDVTLCCVSNEVGGPYAGNARWLGVPLADLLREAGVRPPSRGGPADQLVARSVDGMTLGTPVETVMDGRAALLAVGMNGEPLPFAHGFPVRMVVPGLYGYVSACKWLTDLRLTTFAAYDAYWVRRSWAQRAPVKTQSRIDTPRPYAALRPGPVAVAGVAWAQHRGIRRVEVRVDGGPWQEARLGAADGVDTWRQWVWEWEAAAGPHTLEVRATDGTGDLQTGVRTGTVPDGATGWHAVEVQVRALG is encoded by the coding sequence GTGAGGGCAGATCCGAGCCGTTCCGGGGGGCCGCGCCGAGTGGTGGGCGCCGCCTGCGGGCTCGTCGCCGCGTTCGCCGGCCTCGCCGTGGCCGAGCTGGTCACGGCGGCGGTCCGGCCCGAGGCCTCCCCGGTGGCCGCCGTCGGGGCGGCTGCTGTCGACCTGACGCCGCAGGCGGTCCGGGAGTGGGCCATCGGCCTGTTCGGGACCGCCGACAAGGCGGTGCTGGCGGTCGGCATCGTCGTGGTCCTGGCCGCGGTCGCCGCCGGGGCCGGGCTGCTCGCCGTACGCCGCCCGCCCGCCGGGGTCGCGGTGGCGGGCGGCTTCGGCCTGCTGGGGGCGGCCGCGGCGCTCAGCCGGCCGGCGGGGTCCTGGCAGGACGCGCTGCCCTCCCTCGCAGGCGGCCTGACCGCGGCCGGGGTGCTGGCGCTGCTGGCCACGGCGGCCGCCCGGCCCCGGCCGGCCGGGGCGCCGCCGGGCGGCGCGTGGACGATGGACCGGCGCGGCTTCGGCCGGCTGGTCGTCGGGGTCCTGGCGGTGTCGTCCGCGGCGGGTCTCGCCGGGCGGCGCCTCGGCGCCCACGGCTCGGCCGGGGCGACCGCCTCCCGGGCGGGCCTGGTCCTGCCGCCGCCCGCCGTGCCCGCACCGCCGGTGCCGGCCGGAGCGGACCTGCGGGTGCCCGGGCTGTCCCCGTTCCTCACCCCCGCCCGGGACTTCTACCGGGTGGACACCGCCCTGGTCGTGCCGCGCGTGGACGCCGACTCCTGGCGGCTGCGCATCCACGGCGAGGGGGTGTCGCGGCCCCTGACCCTCGGCCTGCGCGAGCTGCTGGCCCGGCCCCTGGTCGAACACGACGTCACCCTGTGCTGCGTGTCGAACGAGGTCGGGGGCCCGTACGCGGGCAACGCCCGCTGGCTCGGCGTACCCCTGGCGGACCTGCTCCGCGAGGCCGGGGTGCGGCCGCCGTCCCGGGGCGGGCCGGCCGACCAGCTCGTGGCCCGTTCGGTCGACGGCATGACGCTGGGCACGCCCGTCGAGACGGTGATGGACGGCCGGGCGGCGCTGCTGGCCGTGGGGATGAACGGCGAGCCGCTTCCCTTCGCCCACGGCTTCCCCGTCCGGATGGTCGTACCGGGCCTGTACGGCTACGTCTCGGCCTGCAAATGGCTGACCGACCTGCGGCTGACCACCTTCGCCGCGTACGACGCCTACTGGGTGCGCAGGTCCTGGGCGCAGCGGGCCCCGGTCAAGACGCAGTCGAGGATCGACACCCCGCGCCCGTACGCCGCCCTGCGGCCCGGCCCGGTGGCGGTGGCGGGGGTGGCGTGGGCGCAGCACCGGGGGATCCGGCGGGTCGAGGTGCGGGTGGACGGCGGCCCCTGGCAGGAGGCGCGGCTCGGGGCGGCGGACGGCGTCGACACCTGGCGGCAGTGGGTGTGGGAGTGGG